CGGGGCGAGGATTTCACTCGATCAGTGCGACTACATCGTTGAGCAAGACGAGCCGATTATTGAGCTGACGCCGCCGAAAATCGGCGATGTGGAGCGCAAGATCGGAAATTACGTTGCCAGCCTCATTCCCGACGGCGCGACGCTGCAAATGGGGATCGGCGCCATTCCCGACGCGGTGCTGCTGTTTTTGAACGATAAAAAAGACCTCGGCATTCATTCCGAAATGTTCTCGGACGGCGTCGTGCATTTGGCTAAACAGGGCGTTATCACCAACAAGAAAAAGACCATCAATCCGGGCAAATTCATCGCGACGTTCCTGATGGGCAGCCGCAAGTTCTACGACTTTGTCGATAATAACCCGGCGGTGGAGATGATGCCGGTGAACTATGTCAACGATCCTTTCGTGATCGGCCAGCATGACAATCTGATTTCGATCAATTCCGCGCTGCAGGTGGATCTTATGGGGCAGGTGAACGCCGAGATGATCGGCCGCCGGCAGTTTTCCGGCATTGGTGGTCAGGTGGATTTCATCCGCGGGGCGAGCCGGTCCAAGGGCGGTAAAGCCATCATCGCCATGCCGTCCACGGCGGCCAAGGGAAAGGTCTCGCGCATTTGCCGGGAACTGGATCGGGGCGCGGCGGTGACCACTTCGCGCACCGACGTCCATTATGTGGTGACCGAGTACGGTATCGCCGATCTGCGCGGCAAAACGTTGCGCCAGCGGGCCGAGGCGTTAATCGCCATCGCTC
This window of the Brenneria goodwinii genome carries:
- a CDS encoding acetyl-CoA hydrolase/transferase family protein: MTSWKDRYRDKIVSADQALTVVSSGDRVVVGHSTGEPQALVEALVQRADELRDVEIVHMLAMGPAKYAQPGMEKSFRHNGFFLGQTTRQAIEDGRGDFTPCFFSEIPRLFKEGIMPVDVALIQVSPPDADGFCSYGISVDYTQAAAESARIVIAQVNAFYPRTGGARISLDQCDYIVEQDEPIIELTPPKIGDVERKIGNYVASLIPDGATLQMGIGAIPDAVLLFLNDKKDLGIHSEMFSDGVVHLAKQGVITNKKKTINPGKFIATFLMGSRKFYDFVDNNPAVEMMPVNYVNDPFVIGQHDNLISINSALQVDLMGQVNAEMIGRRQFSGIGGQVDFIRGASRSKGGKAIIAMPSTAAKGKVSRICRELDRGAAVTTSRTDVHYVVTEYGIADLRGKTLRQRAEALIAIAHPDFRDDLRQTVAASVKDSVLA